The Pedobacter ginsengisoli region CTTATACGTAAGAACCGGGTATAATATAGACGACCTGTTTAAAGAAATAAAACTAAAAGATATGTTAACTGATATAGGTTCTTTTAGTGAAGCATCGGGCAAAATGCAGCTTGCACGTTCTTTAAAACCAGGACGTTATAAGCTTGCAAAAGGAATGAATAACCGCAGCATTATTAATATGTTGAAATCGGGCAATCAGGATCCTGTAAAGCTTAAGTTTCAAAACTTAAGAAAGAAAGAAAACTTTGCCGGTTATTTATCAAGGAACCTTGAACCGGATTCTTTAACTTTTATAAATCTGCTTGATTCGACTTCGTTACTTGAAAAGTATGGCTTTAATAAAGACAATAGTTATGTAATGTTTATTCCAAATACTTACGAGATGTATTGGAATGTGAGCGTACCTGAGTTTTTTGACAGAATGCATGCTGAATATGATAAGTTCTGGAACGCAGACCGCAAACAAAAGGCTGCATCATTAAACTTAACTCCTATCCAGGTTTCTATTTTAGCTTCAATTGTTGATGCTGAGGCTCTGTACGACAAGGAGATGCCTATTATTGCTGGTTTGTACTTAAACCGCTTAAATAAAGGTATTCTGCTTCAGGCAGATCCTACTGTTATTTTTGCAAATAACGATTTTACGGTTAAACGTGTTACCAATTCACTTTTAAGCACACCATCAAGATACAACACTTATAAATATGCTGGTTTGCCACCGGGACCGATTATGATGCCGAGTATTAATGCTATTGATGCTGTTTTAAACCGTGACAACAACAATTACATCTACATGTGTGCTAAAGAAGATTTCTCCGGCTATCATAATTTTGCGGTAACTGTTCAGGAACATGAAAAAAACGCAAAAAAATACAGAGATGCTTTAAACAAACGCAATATCTTTAAATAATGTACACTCATACCACCAAAATAAGGGTTAGGTACGGCGAAACCGACCAAATGGGATACGTTTATTACGGCAATTACGCTGAATATTATGAGGTTGCGCGTGTAGAGATGCTGAGAAGTTTGGGCATGGATTATGCTGGAATGGAGAGCAGCGGTGTAATGATGCCTGTTTTAGAGCTAAACTGCAAGTACATTAAGCCTGCTTTATATGACCAGGAAATAACTATTAAAACAACCATTCATGACCTTCCGGGGGTAAGAATACATTTTAAGTATGAATTAACGAATCCGGCCGGGGAACTTATAAACATTGGAACAACTACGCTGGTATTTGTAGATATGGCAAAGAACAAGCCTTGTTCTCCACCAGAAAATTTTATGGAGAAGTTAAAGGTATTTTTTAATTAAATTTGATAGATGGAGTGGATTCATAAGCAGCTTTTAAAAATCAAACTTTATTCTATGTTTATAAGCTGGACTAAGGTTTGTGTTTTACCAGGCTTTAGTCCACTTCCCATATATACTGTTGCCACATTCTTTTTTAAGGAGATTGGTAAAGATTCTTTAGTGAATAAGGCTTCGTCGCTTGCCTATAATTTTATGCTGGCTATTTTTCCGGCCATCATTTTCTTATTTACCCTTATACCTTTTATACCTAAAAAAATTGGTTTTCAGGATCAGTTGATGAACCTGATTATTCTGGTTTTACCCGAAGATGCTTACAAGGCTTTTAGTACTACTCTTGATGAGATAGTGCATAAGCAAAACAGTAGTTTGCTTTCGTTCGGTTTTATATTGTCATTATTCTTTGCAACAAATGGTGTTCATAATTTGATGATGGCTTTTAACAAATCATCGTTGATTATTGAAACACGCAGTTGGATAAAACAGCGTTTAATTGCCGTTTTATTAACGCTGGTGATTGTTTTTTCGGTAATTACCTGTATTACTGCAATGGCAATTGGCGAAATAGCGTTAAACCGGCTTAACATTCAGGCAAGTTTTACAACTTTTGCCATACAGCTTACCAGATGGGCATTGCTTGGAGTATTGTATTTTGTAACAATCTCTATCCTTTATAGGTACGGCCCTGCCCATGCAAAAAAGTGGAAGTTTTTTAGTGCCGGTTCATGGCTGGCCACTATACTGGCTTTTCTTACTATTTGGGGTTTTTCTTTTTACATCAACAACTTCAGTTCTTATAATAAAGTTTATGGTTCTATTGGAACACTTATCGTTATTATGATATGGCTTTATTTAAATTCTCTGATACTTTTGGTAGGTTTTGAGTTAAATGCGAGCGTAGATCTGTCGAAACGCAGTGTTAAAATCATCAGGCCGAACTTCAATTTGTTCAAAAAAACGGCTCCAATAGAGGAAAAACTAGGGAAAAGATAAATTTTTCTCACTCATTTTTAGCGCGTTATCATTTTTAAATGAAATTATATAAATATTAATTTGCAAAATCGAGCCGTATTTGTACTTTTGCCTCCGGAAAGCTGGCAGAGTGGTCGAATGCGGCAGTCTTGAAAACTGTTGACTGTCATAGGTCCGGGGGTTCGAATCCCTCGCTTTCCGCAGAGCCCTGAGAAGCATAAATTCTCAGGGCTTTTTTGCGTCAAATGATTTTTAACCTCTCCTCTTCCAGATCTATCTGATACAATTGCTTTCTAATGATTTCTTCATTAATCGAAACATCTTTATTGAGTTCCGAAAGGTACTGTCGCTGGCTTTCTAGCAGTTCAACAAAAATAGCTTTAGTGCCATCGTTCATCCAGCTATCATCTGCTGCCTTTGTTTTCTCCTCCCAGTGCATCAGTATTTTTTCCAGTCCGGTGTGGCCATGCAATTCATTATCATATTTATTTTTAAGGAACTGATAAGCATGTTGTTTCAGATCCTTTTTCATCTTTTTAGTAGCCTCGTGCTCTTTATCTTCACGTAGTGCTTCGTTAAATAAGCTAGTGCGATTTATAAAGTAAGGAAGTGTAAGGCCTTGTATCAGCAGCGTAAGTAATATTACGACAAAAGTGATAAACAGAATCAGGTTTCTATACGGAAAGGCAGCGCCCCCCAATAACGTAGGCGGTATGGCCAGTGCAGCAGCTAACGACACCACACCGCGCATTCCTGTCCACCCGAGTATAAGAGGAATAGTGAATTGTGCTTTTCTGGAAGAAGCTCTGGGTGCCACACTTGGCCTGAAAATGAATGTAGCTATCATGGCAGCATACGAACTGATGATCCTTGCGGCAATAAGCACACCGGTTACCAGCAAACCATAACCAATTGCAGTACCTAAAGGGATACCGTTTGATCGCATACCGTCTACTATCTCCGGTAGTTCCAGACCAATTATCAGGAATACTACTCCGTTTAAAATAAACACAAAGCTTTGCCATACTCCATAGCCCATAATGCGGCTTGCACTGTTTAAAAAGACCAACCTCCTGGCCGACATAAACAAACCTCCACTAACTACCGCCATCACACCTGAGCTATGAACCTGTTCAGCTACCCAATACATAAAATAGGGTTCAATTAATGTAAGTGCTATATCCGATGGTGCATCTGTAGGTAATCGTTTATGTGCCTGAACAAATAACCAGGCCAATAGCAAACCAATACCTACCCCACCAATTACCATCCACAAAAAGCTAAGCGTTGCTTCCTGCCATACAAAGCTTCCGGTACCAACGGCTATTAAAGCAAATCTGAAAATAATTAACGATGAAGCATCATTTAATAGACTCTCTCCTTCTAAAATGGCTGAGAAAGATTTAGGAATTTTTACAAACTTGGTAATGGCTCCGGTACTTACAGCATCAGGAGGCGATACAATTCCACCTAACAAAAAACCCAGGGCAATTGTAAACCCAGGAATAAGATGATTAGTAACTAATGCTACAGATAATGCAGTAAAAAAGACTACAAGGAAAGCAAAACTCCCAATAATGCGCCACCATTTCTTCATTTCTTTAAATGAGATGGCCCAGGCTGCATCAAATAACAGTGGCGGTAGGAATATGAAAAAGATAAGGTCGGGATTAACTCTGACCACAGGTAGCCCCGGGATAAAACTGACTATTAATCCTGCAAGAACTAATAATATAGGATAAGCAATTTTGAGCTTGGTTGCCCACATATTAAGTAGCACAATGGCGGCTACCATAGCCAGTAAAAAAGGTAGAAGTGTATGCATAGAATTTTAATTTACAGCTTTTCTTTAAAAATTCTAAGTGATTTTTTATCAAACTATTTTTATTTGAAGTATTCTCCTATCTGGGCTGCATTTAATATAGCGACCAAAAAAGTTGTGGTCCAATTGGTTAAGCATATATCAGCATTCTTATATTAATTTAATATAAAATATATGTGAATCTGAGTTTGTAGAATCAATCTGAGTTTGTACTTTTGTCGCGGAGAGCTGGCAGAGTGGTCGAATGCGGCAGTCTTGAAAACTGTTGACTGTCATAGGTCCGGGGGTTCGAATCCCTCGCTCTCCGCTCAAAAGGAATCAAAAAGTACAAAAGCCTGAAAATCGTATGATTAGCAGGCTTTTTGCTTTTTAGGACATACCAAAATATGCATCAACTAGCCCAGATCAGAAAAGAACTACGCGCCAAAATATGCACAAAATCGATTCTGACGGTTAAGTTTTTTGTCTATAGTTCAGAATACGGAAAATAGCGTTGGTTGCGATTTGCTGAAATCCCAAATTCTTTAATTCCTGGTGCATAATATAATGAGGAACATCATTTAAGTAGTCGCGATAAACTTTCTCGATCATAAACCTATGCGGTTCATGTACCTGAATATTGATATAGGTGCATATTTCAGTTTAGCCGAAACACTCAATTTACTACCTCTTAGTTAAAAAAATACCTTTCTAAACTAATTTCTTCTAAAAATTGCTAAATAATTGTATTCTAACTAAAGTGTTATAGAATTATTTCGTACGCTTTGGATAATATGTAATATATCTAGGTTCTAATAAAACAATTTGTTTTACGTTATCGGCAGGTAATGTTGGCCACATACTAACAATATCACTCAAAATATTTCTAATCGAAATTGTCTGATCATCGTCATTTCTATAGAGAATTACTGGAAAAATCAAAATCTTATTTTCATATCCTTTGAATCTAAAAGGTATCTGCTTTATTTTTTGATCAAACTCATTGATTGGAGATAAAAGTTTCAATAGGTCTTCTCTTGGCTCTTTCTTACTTCTATATACTTCTGCAATCTGCCCCTGATCATTTATTGAGATACCCAAAACCATTAAATGTGCGAAATCTTTTGGAACCTGTTGAAGAAGATTCTGGTCAATACTTTTCCATATGCATTTGACAATCGGCTGGCTAATGTCTATATCCTTTCCTTTTGGTGTTATATTTATGGAGTCGGGTGCCTCAATTTTCGCATTTTCTTGCGCTTTAATCAAACTGTGACAAACTAAAATTAACAATAAAACTATAACGAGTCTTTTCATGATAAAGTCTATAATGGACAAAAGGTTCCCAATTTATTTGTCGCGTCCTTGTGGTATTTAAGGAGAGTTGCATCAACATCTTGTCGTTCAGATTCAGTTAAAAAATCATTCCACATTGTGGTATCCTTTAGACCATCCCAAGTTAAAGCCCATGCATCGTGGGTGGATAAGTTAGGGAATGCAGATTTTAAAGCTGAAATTAGAATTCCTAAATAACCGTCCACCATCTCTTGATGATTTGTTGGCGGTGAATAAGTTCCAGTACTAGTTTTGTAGTTCTTG contains the following coding sequences:
- a CDS encoding YihY/virulence factor BrkB family protein — its product is MEWIHKQLLKIKLYSMFISWTKVCVLPGFSPLPIYTVATFFFKEIGKDSLVNKASSLAYNFMLAIFPAIIFLFTLIPFIPKKIGFQDQLMNLIILVLPEDAYKAFSTTLDEIVHKQNSSLLSFGFILSLFFATNGVHNLMMAFNKSSLIIETRSWIKQRLIAVLLTLVIVFSVITCITAMAIGEIALNRLNIQASFTTFAIQLTRWALLGVLYFVTISILYRYGPAHAKKWKFFSAGSWLATILAFLTIWGFSFYINNFSSYNKVYGSIGTLIVIMIWLYLNSLILLVGFELNASVDLSKRSVKIIRPNFNLFKKTAPIEEKLGKR
- a CDS encoding acyl-CoA thioesterase, translating into MYTHTTKIRVRYGETDQMGYVYYGNYAEYYEVARVEMLRSLGMDYAGMESSGVMMPVLELNCKYIKPALYDQEITIKTTIHDLPGVRIHFKYELTNPAGELINIGTTTLVFVDMAKNKPCSPPENFMEKLKVFFN
- the mltG gene encoding endolytic transglycosylase MltG, producing the protein MSNEENKTGLKKGTKIILGLLFVILIAGGVYGLKLYKVYFAPNVTGNEKYLYVRTGYNIDDLFKEIKLKDMLTDIGSFSEASGKMQLARSLKPGRYKLAKGMNNRSIINMLKSGNQDPVKLKFQNLRKKENFAGYLSRNLEPDSLTFINLLDSTSLLEKYGFNKDNSYVMFIPNTYEMYWNVSVPEFFDRMHAEYDKFWNADRKQKAASLNLTPIQVSILASIVDAEALYDKEMPIIAGLYLNRLNKGILLQADPTVIFANNDFTVKRVTNSLLSTPSRYNTYKYAGLPPGPIMMPSINAIDAVLNRDNNNYIYMCAKEDFSGYHNFAVTVQEHEKNAKKYRDALNKRNIFK
- a CDS encoding Na+/H+ antiporter; this encodes MHTLLPFLLAMVAAIVLLNMWATKLKIAYPILLVLAGLIVSFIPGLPVVRVNPDLIFFIFLPPLLFDAAWAISFKEMKKWWRIIGSFAFLVVFFTALSVALVTNHLIPGFTIALGFLLGGIVSPPDAVSTGAITKFVKIPKSFSAILEGESLLNDASSLIIFRFALIAVGTGSFVWQEATLSFLWMVIGGVGIGLLLAWLFVQAHKRLPTDAPSDIALTLIEPYFMYWVAEQVHSSGVMAVVSGGLFMSARRLVFLNSASRIMGYGVWQSFVFILNGVVFLIIGLELPEIVDGMRSNGIPLGTAIGYGLLVTGVLIAARIISSYAAMIATFIFRPSVAPRASSRKAQFTIPLILGWTGMRGVVSLAAALAIPPTLLGGAAFPYRNLILFITFVVILLTLLIQGLTLPYFINRTSLFNEALREDKEHEATKKMKKDLKQHAYQFLKNKYDNELHGHTGLEKILMHWEEKTKAADDSWMNDGTKAIFVELLESQRQYLSELNKDVSINEEIIRKQLYQIDLEEERLKII